A genomic window from Salvelinus namaycush isolate Seneca chromosome 21, SaNama_1.0, whole genome shotgun sequence includes:
- the LOC120066770 gene encoding ras-related protein Rab-11A, giving the protein MGNRDDEYDYLFKVVLIGDSGVGKSNLLSRFTRNEFNLESKSTIGVEFATRSIQVDGKTVKAQIWDTAGQERYRAITSAYYRGAVGALLVYDIAKHLTYENVERWLKELRDHADSNIVIMLVGNKSDLRHLRAVPTDEARTFAEKNGLSFLETSALDSTNVETSFQTILTEIYRIVSQKQMSDRRDNDMSPSNNVVNIQVQPTENKPKMQCCQSI; this is encoded by the exons ATGGGGAATAGAGACGACGAGTATGATTACTTGTTTAAAG tGGTGTTGATAGGAGACTCTGGTGTGGGGAAGAGTAACCTGTTGTCTCGTTTCACCCGGAATGAGTTTAACCTGGAGAGTAAGAGTACCATCGGGGTGGAGTTTGCCACCCGCAGTATCCAGGTGGATGGGAAGACCGTGAAGGCTCAGATCTGGGACACCGCTGGCCAGGAGAGATACCGGGCTATTACATCAGC GTATTACCGTGGTGCCGTGGGGGCCTTGCTGGTCTATGACATCGCCAAGCACCTGACCTATGAAAACGTTGAGCGTTGGCTGAAGGAGCTGAGAGACCATGCAGACAGCAACATCGTCATCATGCTGGTCGGCAACAAGAGTGACCTGCGTCACCTCCGGGCTGTGCCCACCGACGAGGCACGGACATTCGCAG AGAAGAACGGCTTGTCTTTCCTGGAGACTTCAGCCCTGGATTCTACTAACGTGGAGACATCCTTCCAGACCATTCTGACTG AAATCTATCGCATCGTGTCTCAGAAACAGATGTCGGACCGGCGAGACAACGACATGTCGCCTAGCAACAACGTGGTCAACATCCAGGTGCAGCCGACGGAGAATAAACCaaagatgcagtgttgtcagaGCATCTAA